A genomic stretch from Chitinophaga agri includes:
- a CDS encoding STM4013/SEN3800 family hydrolase has protein sequence MDGMLNMKEIARDMNILFMTLDSLRYDAAASLFLENRTPNFRRYMPEGWQRCSTPGSFTYAAHHAFFAGFLPTPATPEKTPRMFAARFAGSETTGEKTLVFETADIVSGFAEQGFKTVCIGGVGFFNKQTALGCVLPSLFQESYWDRSYGVTDPASTRNQFEKAATVISECAGQQLFLFINVSAIHQPNYFYHTNEQTTDTIASHQAALAYVDSQLPILMDALASQDRDTFCIICSDHGTAYGEEGYYGHRIGHPSVWEVPMASFVLKKKA, from the coding sequence ATGGACGGAATGCTGAACATGAAAGAAATTGCGAGGGATATGAATATACTGTTCATGACGCTGGACAGCCTGCGGTATGACGCAGCGGCTTCCTTATTCCTCGAAAACAGAACACCTAATTTCCGGCGATATATGCCCGAAGGGTGGCAGCGATGCAGTACGCCTGGTAGTTTTACCTATGCGGCACATCATGCCTTCTTTGCAGGCTTTCTGCCTACTCCGGCCACACCGGAGAAGACACCCAGGATGTTTGCAGCAAGATTCGCAGGAAGTGAAACGACCGGAGAGAAAACCCTGGTGTTCGAAACGGCTGATATTGTAAGTGGCTTTGCAGAACAGGGATTTAAAACCGTCTGCATAGGTGGTGTAGGTTTCTTTAACAAACAGACTGCACTGGGTTGTGTGCTCCCTTCCCTTTTCCAGGAGAGCTACTGGGACCGTTCCTATGGTGTGACGGACCCCGCCTCTACCCGGAACCAGTTTGAGAAGGCCGCCACTGTTATCAGTGAATGTGCCGGACAACAGCTATTCCTGTTTATCAATGTATCGGCTATTCATCAGCCTAACTATTTCTATCATACTAATGAGCAGACTACAGACACGATCGCATCACATCAGGCGGCACTGGCGTATGTGGACAGCCAGTTGCCCATACTGATGGATGCGCTGGCCAGTCAGGACAGAGACACCTTCTGTATTATCTGTTCAGATCATGGAACAGCCTACGGAGAAGAAGGATATTATGGTCATCGTATCGGTCATCCCAGTGTATGGGAAGTGCCGATGGCCAGTTTTGTATTAAAGAAGAAAGCATGA
- a CDS encoding HAD family hydrolase, which translates to MLNNPVLIFDLDNTLFDRNRAMRQAMQCWLRQHPEVSHTLDEVMAQDAGGNTDRTAFCQWLMPAAAPDTLLRSIQQLIIGSLRPDAAIRQLLEQLQRRYQLVLASNGNGTIQRLKLAACGLTACFQHIFISGEMGKAKPNPEFFREILKTLAISPAQACMIGDDLVNDILGAQACGLNTCWVAYGETSDRNNPAIVIQHITELHRWTEC; encoded by the coding sequence ATGCTGAATAACCCCGTCCTGATATTCGACCTGGATAATACCCTGTTTGACAGGAACAGGGCTATGCGGCAGGCGATGCAATGCTGGCTCCGGCAACATCCTGAAGTATCGCATACACTGGATGAGGTCATGGCACAGGATGCGGGTGGTAACACAGACAGGACAGCCTTTTGTCAATGGCTGATGCCCGCCGCTGCACCTGACACGCTGTTACGTAGTATTCAACAGCTCATCATCGGTTCCCTGCGACCGGATGCCGCTATACGGCAACTGCTTGAGCAGTTACAGCGCCGCTACCAGCTGGTGCTGGCCAGCAATGGCAACGGAACCATACAGCGCTTAAAACTGGCAGCCTGTGGTCTGACAGCCTGTTTTCAACATATCTTTATCTCCGGAGAGATGGGCAAGGCCAAACCAAACCCGGAATTTTTCAGGGAGATACTGAAGACATTAGCCATCTCACCGGCCCAGGCGTGTATGATCGGAGATGACCTGGTCAATGATATCCTGGGAGCGCAGGCATGTGGATTAAACACCTGCTGGGTAGCATATGGTGAGACATCCGACAGGAACAATCCTGCTATAGTAATACAACACATAACAGAACTGCATCGATGGACGGAATGCTGA
- a CDS encoding STM4014 family protein — MHVVIIGNAENRRTTAFCEAAVSKGLTVTVIPYTDILTGRRLPDIPAGSIVKIDSPGENEFVRALLIERGLSNGTIPEDLHVYDHGIIRYMRPWYTGFQHLLKEIDGSLTGPGIIRMNTSEDISLMFDKAACQHYLQQHHIPVPRILPPVSNYATLVNVMEQVKVSRVFIKPAHASSASGVIAFRRNGHHLQAVSSADLRRTPGGIRLYNSLKVRTYSHEPDIADLINTVMTDGVQIEEWLPKATLEDRYFDVRVLVIGGRARHTVLRTSKQVITNLHLGNKRGNMSTFLDTFGAQRLTAVKQLAEQTAACFPDTFYMGIDILLTARDLRPHVLEVNAFGDLLPNLLDEGETCYEAELSAILHRQSILPC, encoded by the coding sequence ATGCATGTGGTGATCATTGGGAATGCAGAGAACAGGAGAACGACCGCATTCTGCGAAGCAGCTGTCAGCAAGGGCCTTACCGTGACAGTCATTCCATATACAGACATATTAACGGGCCGGCGGCTACCGGACATACCGGCAGGAAGTATCGTAAAGATCGATTCTCCGGGAGAGAACGAATTCGTCAGGGCCTTACTGATAGAACGGGGATTGTCCAACGGGACAATCCCTGAAGACCTGCATGTGTATGATCATGGTATTATCCGGTATATGCGTCCGTGGTACACCGGGTTTCAGCACCTGCTGAAAGAGATAGACGGTTCACTGACCGGCCCCGGCATCATCCGGATGAATACTTCGGAAGATATCAGTCTGATGTTTGATAAAGCTGCCTGCCAGCATTATCTGCAACAACATCATATTCCGGTACCCCGGATATTGCCCCCAGTCAGTAACTATGCCACCTTAGTGAATGTCATGGAACAGGTGAAGGTCTCCCGCGTATTCATTAAACCAGCACATGCTTCCTCTGCCTCCGGCGTGATCGCCTTCCGGAGAAACGGCCATCATTTACAGGCCGTTTCTTCTGCGGACCTCCGGCGGACACCAGGAGGTATCAGGCTGTATAATTCACTGAAGGTACGTACCTACTCACATGAACCAGATATTGCTGACCTGATCAATACCGTGATGACAGACGGGGTGCAGATAGAAGAATGGCTGCCTAAAGCGACCCTGGAAGACCGCTACTTTGATGTGCGGGTACTGGTGATCGGAGGGCGTGCAAGACATACTGTGCTGCGTACCAGTAAACAGGTGATCACAAATCTGCACCTGGGTAATAAACGGGGGAATATGTCCACGTTCCTGGATACATTCGGAGCACAACGACTGACGGCAGTAAAACAACTGGCAGAACAGACAGCTGCCTGTTTTCCTGACACATTCTATATGGGAATTGATATACTGCTGACGGCCCGCGATCTTCGTCCGCATGTACTGGAAGTCAACGCCTTCGGCGACCTGCTTCCCAACCTGCTGGATGAGGGAGAAACCTGCTATGAAGCGGAATTATCCGCTATTCTTCACCGGCAATCGATCCTGCCATGCTGA
- a CDS encoding STM4015 family protein, translating into MTVTSNLSEFQGKRVEIFNPETGIVNPETVVYRISTDYDEPADAFSNKVDAFANDPRAGEVKELIIGMFSADSSTDSSSVIQKLVEHHSKLPQLTHLFIGDMTYEECEISWIQQSDMHPLLSTYTGLEHFQVRGGEGLRFSNLAHANLKTLIVETGGLSTTTLEDILAADLPKLEKLVLWLGSENYGFDSTISNYAPIISGEKFPGLQYLGLMNSEIQDDIAAAVSAAPFTEKLHTLDLSMGALTDKGGEALLHSDHIRKLTFLNLRHHYLSNNMMAKLQGIGVEMNIDEQEAMDEYGPYIEVSE; encoded by the coding sequence ATGACCGTTACTTCAAATCTGAGTGAATTCCAAGGGAAAAGAGTCGAAATTTTTAACCCTGAAACCGGTATTGTTAATCCTGAGACCGTTGTTTACCGTATCAGTACTGACTATGATGAACCAGCCGATGCATTTAGCAATAAAGTAGATGCGTTTGCGAATGATCCCCGTGCGGGCGAAGTGAAAGAACTGATCATTGGCATGTTCTCCGCAGATAGTTCAACCGACTCTTCATCAGTTATACAGAAACTGGTGGAACACCACAGTAAACTGCCACAACTCACACATCTTTTCATCGGTGACATGACCTATGAAGAATGTGAGATCTCCTGGATCCAGCAGTCGGATATGCATCCTTTACTGAGCACTTATACCGGACTGGAACATTTCCAGGTTCGGGGTGGTGAAGGTTTACGCTTTTCGAACCTGGCACATGCCAATCTGAAAACACTGATCGTTGAAACAGGTGGTTTGTCTACCACTACCTTAGAAGATATACTGGCTGCTGATCTGCCTAAACTCGAAAAGCTGGTACTCTGGCTGGGATCTGAGAACTATGGCTTTGATTCCACGATTAGTAACTATGCACCTATCATCTCCGGAGAAAAGTTCCCCGGGCTGCAATATCTCGGACTGATGAACAGTGAGATCCAGGATGATATTGCTGCTGCGGTCAGCGCGGCACCTTTCACCGAAAAACTCCACACACTGGATCTTTCGATGGGCGCACTAACCGATAAGGGTGGCGAAGCATTACTGCACAGCGACCATATCAGAAAACTGACTTTCCTGAATCTGAGACATCATTATCTCTCCAATAACATGATGGCAAAACTACAGGGTATAGGCGTTGAAATGAACATTGACGAACAGGAAGCGATGGATGAATACGGTCCATACATAGAAGTATCTGAGTAG
- a CDS encoding RNA polymerase sigma-70 factor, with translation MSTFNTISALKEGDPSVFSDIFNEYHRKVYFYILSKTHSPYIAEETTQITFIKLWDYRHQLNESEPVSRLIFHIARATSIDLLRKEVVKGRFLKQERPREEDTGNIADTLEAREMLLRVRQAVTHMPPVRRKVFELSRYEFKSYKEIADQLSLSVKTVENHMSLALSYLRNLLLLLLLFFQR, from the coding sequence ATGTCCACGTTTAATACAATTTCCGCGCTGAAGGAAGGTGACCCTTCCGTTTTCAGTGATATATTCAATGAATATCACCGGAAGGTATATTTCTACATCCTGTCAAAGACACACTCTCCCTACATAGCTGAAGAAACCACACAGATCACTTTTATTAAATTATGGGACTACCGGCATCAGCTGAATGAATCCGAACCGGTCAGCAGACTGATATTCCACATCGCCAGGGCGACTTCTATAGATCTGCTCAGAAAGGAAGTCGTAAAAGGCCGCTTCCTGAAACAGGAAAGACCCCGGGAGGAAGATACCGGTAACATAGCCGACACGCTTGAAGCCCGGGAAATGCTGCTCAGGGTCAGACAGGCAGTGACCCATATGCCTCCTGTCAGAAGAAAAGTTTTTGAACTCAGCCGTTATGAATTTAAATCCTATAAGGAAATAGCCGATCAGCTGTCCCTGTCCGTTAAAACTGTAGAAAATCACATGTCGTTAGCCCTCAGTTATTTAAGAAATCTGCTCCTCTTATTATTGCTATTCTTCCAGCGCTGA
- a CDS encoding FecR family protein, which produces MMQRELIDKYFRNECSDDERRQVLEYFRNNPEEWNRYLNEEDWDDFIVNEDLAPGHSAALFKEVSKRTFRKPGRSTLVWLAAATVACLLIASFWRYLAVRETPGQTTIANTGKNGQLTEKKNDTHVAMRVQLADGSTVLLAPGSYIRYYEPFLASHGRTVHLWGKALFDITKDNSRPFTVNADMLATTVLGTSFTVESVAESTFIKVKLHEGKVQVAAADTIAQTWNGKEVLFPGDELIYNKTTMLASVKRHVAAEQLVRAAPALDKTHSVRRPDSYTFDISPLSEVFDQLSIYYQVEIYYYPSEIKNKYFSGKMHKTDTLSTILNDIAILNQLVIEKNQDRYIIRKKN; this is translated from the coding sequence ATGATGCAAAGGGAATTGATTGATAAATATTTCAGGAACGAATGTTCTGATGACGAACGAAGACAGGTACTGGAATATTTTAGGAATAATCCCGAAGAATGGAACAGATACCTGAACGAGGAAGACTGGGATGATTTTATCGTGAATGAAGACCTGGCGCCAGGTCATTCAGCAGCGTTATTCAAGGAAGTAAGCAAACGAACCTTCAGAAAACCTGGAAGGAGCACACTTGTCTGGCTGGCTGCTGCAACCGTTGCGTGCCTGCTTATCGCTTCTTTCTGGCGGTATCTGGCAGTGAGAGAAACGCCTGGGCAAACAACAATAGCCAATACTGGTAAGAATGGTCAGCTGACAGAGAAGAAAAATGATACCCATGTTGCTATGCGCGTACAGCTGGCAGATGGTTCGACTGTATTACTGGCACCCGGTAGCTATATCCGGTATTATGAGCCTTTCCTGGCATCGCATGGTCGTACGGTGCACCTATGGGGGAAAGCCCTGTTTGATATAACAAAAGATAACAGCCGGCCTTTCACTGTCAATGCGGATATGCTGGCCACGACAGTACTGGGCACTTCATTTACCGTGGAGTCAGTCGCTGAAAGCACTTTCATCAAAGTGAAGCTGCATGAGGGTAAGGTACAGGTAGCAGCTGCTGATACTATTGCGCAAACCTGGAATGGTAAAGAGGTCTTATTTCCCGGAGATGAACTGATCTATAATAAAACGACCATGCTGGCCAGTGTAAAACGACATGTGGCAGCGGAACAACTGGTCAGGGCTGCACCGGCATTGGATAAGACGCATAGTGTACGCAGACCCGATTCTTACACCTTCGACATCTCACCGCTGTCAGAAGTGTTCGATCAGCTCAGCATTTATTACCAGGTAGAGATCTATTACTATCCTTCTGAGATAAAGAATAAATACTTCTCCGGAAAGATGCATAAAACAGATACGCTTTCAACAATACTGAACGATATAGCAATACTAAACCAACTTGTCATTGAGAAAAACCAGGATCGTTACATCATAAGAAAGAAAAATTAG
- a CDS encoding SusC/RagA family TonB-linked outer membrane protein — MKKCNSTYALLCVAAIMTLIPCSLHAQQSRADVSGIVKSEESGEPLWGVSVTVKNAANSFTASVQTDSAGFFTFTRLPAGPGYTFAFSFIGYEKQTLAGYNLKAGAAFSLRVDLKNSEQKINEVVVVGYGSMQKKDLTGSISQLKTARLEKESPRSIQDLLRSGVPGLYVGQNTSAKGGGDMLVRGQRSLKASNDPLIVLDGVIFFGELSEINPQDIEHFDILKDASAAAIYGAKSANGVIIITTKKGTSDKPAIRFDANRGVATHGKKRAVYDAPGYLQFRSDLFNSTTRWAAPGKYVNPTPENLNRYGITLDDWLAYDALTGTPEEIWTLRIGLFEKERQNYARGRTYDWFDGSFQHGIQQNYNVSFSGRSKDALNYYMSMGYLNNEGIVVGDKYRSYRSNIKIDGKVNKWMHTGVNINFQDRSDGNLAADWGGQIINNSPFANPLDTNGILDGQPMGASVNQGTNTAYSNQFKQLEKGYTVLNTTIYQTIKLPFNISYQLNFSPRMQWFYNRYHESSQNPLWADNGKVIRENTKNFDWQIDNIITWDYTFAKRHKVKMTLLQNAEEHLSWNESITARDFSPTDALGFHNIGAANPLKTTISSNDQRSTGDALMARLFYAYDNRYMLTASVRRDGYSAFGASHPRATFPSLAFAWNFTDERFFHFNAMSTGKLRLSWGMNGNRSIGIYQALSNLTTGAGRYAYVQSNGTVYELSQLYVDRMANYDLKWEATSSWNIGLDFGFLNNRITGNMELYYMPTTDLLMDQSLPDFTGFSTVTTNLGEVVNKGFELGITSQNIQKRNFDWTTTFGFFFNRNKVRHLYYTYEDMLNADGKIVGSKEIDDISNGWFIGRDIAAIWTYNVQGIWQEHEREQAAKYGEIPGDVKVEDVNGDGKYTNEDKRFLGSTTPRFRFTLRNDFMLFRNFDLSFNIYANWGHKATNTDYLNNFGSQADRINSYIREYWTPENPSNTYARLNSTNVQNITPSRVIDKTYIRLDNISVSYSLPADIARRMDMTQLKVYAGIRNVAVWAKDWEYWDPETTSLMPRYYTVGITASF; from the coding sequence ATGAAAAAGTGCAATTCCACGTATGCGCTGCTATGCGTAGCAGCCATTATGACGCTCATTCCATGTAGCCTGCATGCGCAGCAAAGCCGTGCAGATGTATCAGGTATCGTAAAAAGCGAAGAAAGCGGAGAACCGCTCTGGGGAGTGAGTGTTACCGTTAAGAATGCGGCGAACAGTTTTACTGCCTCCGTACAAACTGACAGCGCCGGCTTCTTTACCTTCACCCGCTTACCTGCCGGTCCGGGATATACCTTCGCCTTCTCCTTCATTGGATATGAAAAACAAACGCTTGCCGGCTATAACCTGAAAGCCGGCGCAGCGTTTTCCCTGCGGGTAGACCTGAAGAACAGCGAACAGAAAATAAATGAGGTCGTGGTCGTGGGCTACGGCTCTATGCAGAAGAAAGACCTGACAGGGTCTATCAGTCAGTTAAAAACAGCCAGACTGGAAAAGGAAAGTCCGCGTTCTATACAGGACCTGTTACGTAGTGGTGTGCCAGGTCTCTACGTCGGACAAAACACTTCTGCCAAAGGTGGAGGCGATATGCTCGTTCGCGGGCAACGATCGCTGAAGGCCAGTAATGATCCGCTCATTGTACTGGATGGTGTGATCTTCTTCGGAGAACTATCCGAGATCAATCCACAGGATATAGAACATTTTGACATATTGAAAGACGCTTCTGCGGCAGCTATCTACGGTGCCAAGTCAGCCAATGGTGTCATTATCATCACTACAAAAAAAGGCACTTCCGATAAGCCGGCTATCCGGTTTGATGCAAACAGGGGCGTTGCCACCCATGGTAAGAAACGCGCAGTATATGACGCTCCCGGCTATCTGCAATTCCGTTCTGATCTTTTCAACAGTACTACCCGGTGGGCCGCGCCGGGAAAGTATGTCAACCCCACACCTGAAAATCTTAACAGGTACGGTATCACACTGGATGACTGGCTCGCCTATGACGCCTTAACCGGTACACCGGAAGAGATCTGGACACTACGTATCGGCCTCTTTGAAAAGGAAAGACAGAACTATGCCAGGGGCAGGACATACGACTGGTTCGACGGCTCTTTCCAGCACGGGATACAGCAGAATTATAATGTAAGCTTTTCCGGCAGAAGCAAAGATGCGCTCAACTATTACATGTCCATGGGGTACCTGAATAACGAAGGTATTGTAGTAGGCGATAAATACCGCTCCTACAGGTCGAATATAAAAATAGATGGTAAAGTCAATAAGTGGATGCATACAGGCGTGAATATCAACTTCCAGGACAGGTCAGATGGTAATCTGGCTGCCGACTGGGGCGGACAGATCATCAATAATTCTCCCTTTGCCAATCCACTGGACACTAACGGTATCCTTGACGGGCAGCCCATGGGTGCCAGTGTGAACCAGGGCACCAATACGGCCTATAGCAACCAGTTCAAACAGCTGGAAAAAGGCTATACAGTGCTGAACACCACCATCTATCAGACTATCAAACTTCCATTTAATATTAGCTACCAGCTGAACTTTTCTCCCAGGATGCAATGGTTCTACAACCGGTACCACGAGTCCTCGCAAAATCCGCTGTGGGCCGACAATGGAAAGGTTATAAGAGAGAATACCAAAAACTTCGACTGGCAGATTGATAACATCATCACCTGGGACTATACATTCGCCAAAAGGCATAAAGTGAAAATGACCCTGCTGCAAAATGCAGAAGAGCATTTATCCTGGAATGAAAGTATCACTGCCCGGGACTTTTCTCCGACGGATGCTCTCGGCTTTCATAATATTGGCGCTGCCAATCCGTTAAAGACGACCATCAGCAGCAATGACCAGCGCAGTACCGGCGATGCCTTAATGGCCCGGCTGTTCTATGCATACGATAACCGCTATATGCTGACGGCCTCCGTACGCAGAGACGGCTATTCTGCCTTCGGTGCTTCTCACCCAAGGGCCACTTTCCCCTCACTCGCATTTGCCTGGAACTTTACAGATGAACGCTTCTTTCATTTTAATGCAATGAGCACCGGTAAGCTGCGGTTGTCCTGGGGAATGAACGGTAACCGCTCTATCGGGATCTATCAGGCGTTGTCTAATCTCACCACCGGGGCAGGCCGCTACGCCTATGTGCAATCGAATGGAACGGTGTACGAACTGTCTCAGTTGTACGTAGACCGCATGGCCAACTATGACCTGAAATGGGAAGCCACTTCCTCCTGGAATATCGGTCTGGACTTCGGCTTCCTTAACAACCGGATCACTGGTAATATGGAGCTCTACTACATGCCGACTACCGACCTGCTGATGGACCAGTCCTTACCCGACTTCACAGGCTTCAGTACGGTAACGACCAATCTCGGCGAGGTGGTGAACAAAGGATTTGAACTGGGTATCACTTCACAGAATATACAGAAAAGAAATTTCGACTGGACCACGACCTTCGGCTTCTTCTTCAACAGAAATAAGGTAAGACATCTCTATTATACCTATGAGGACATGCTGAATGCGGATGGTAAAATAGTCGGTTCAAAAGAGATCGACGATATCTCTAACGGATGGTTCATTGGCCGGGATATTGCCGCTATATGGACCTATAATGTACAGGGCATCTGGCAGGAACACGAAAGAGAACAGGCAGCGAAATATGGAGAGATCCCGGGCGATGTGAAAGTGGAAGACGTAAATGGGGACGGTAAGTATACTAATGAAGACAAGCGTTTCCTGGGTTCTACCACACCACGCTTCCGGTTTACGCTACGGAATGATTTTATGTTGTTCCGAAACTTCGATCTCTCATTTAACATCTATGCTAACTGGGGACACAAAGCCACCAATACAGATTACCTGAACAACTTCGGTTCTCAGGCAGACAGGATCAATTCCTATATCAGGGAATACTGGACGCCGGAGAACCCTTCCAATACCTACGCACGACTGAACTCAACCAATGTGCAGAACATCACCCCGTCACGTGTGATCGATAAAACGTACATCCGCCTGGACAATATATCCGTATCCTACTCGCTGCCGGCCGATATTGCCCGCAGAATGGACATGACCCAGCTGAAAGTCTATGCAGGTATCCGCAACGTGGCGGTGTGGGCTAAAGACTGGGAATACTGGGATCCGGAAACGACTTCTCTGATGCCAAGGTATTACACAGTAGGAATCACTGCTTCCTTTTAA